One part of the Alosa alosa isolate M-15738 ecotype Scorff River chromosome 4, AALO_Geno_1.1, whole genome shotgun sequence genome encodes these proteins:
- the si:ch211-207e14.4 gene encoding interleukin-17 receptor D isoform X3 produces the protein MEQIYPQNCIRKGEFEGEYCRITQEEVKAVLNLPSSVSFPFGGCVPWPCNFFLGVTPDICQHYVQRPQNVVIEFLPNPDPKHETAIISWNPSKYGIAFLRGFQVSLHALGGAQVACQLFLVQQNQSLTPSHSQRVYYSDPFPILTLDTQYAVTVMALPVPEEWDEFYQKRLFSTRTCPEKNGLAKCKKDWYPTYIVIEQNGHDVNVTFNLAPPNLQLNQYFSSCYGGGQRTYTTLQPDIKKNHTHFTYRLPRLLYSGVNYTCEIAVDVVDAVRKKFYVEISPREDPSQLLPEINPLTSLIPLGIILAVTLATLLAVMCKRKRDKLTKKYATPGGKCVKYATPVNACPDIYQQFLVKPEEPCVAVTTPVQNSMPPSLLIVYSGTDGPAHVRVVLHLAAFLQRHMAIKVFLDLWESLSLMEEGVLGWYCKKIVESDYVLVICSPGLHLRPQEKKDVPEEEDPPDQNMSSAIVAMIGEELCRTKARGQDLSRYMTAMFDYSKETDMPVVFSLASHYNLTTDLPLLFSHLHGLALQQPGACLRIEHISEDYSRLPAGEALQRAILEATSELSEQQECEDEKGPAITTTTTHGFIS, from the exons GGAGAATTTGAAGGCGAGTATTGCCGTATTACACAGGAGGAAGTTAAAGCAGTTTTAAACCTTCCCTCTTCAGTTTCCTTTCCATTTGGAG GTTGTGTTCCTTGGCCATGTAATTTTTTTCTAGGAGTAACTCCAGACATTTGCCAACATTATGTTCAGCGTCCACAAAATGTGGTCATTGAGTTCCTGCCCAATCCTGATCCCAAACACGAAACTGCCATTATATCATGGAACCCCAGTAAATACG GAATTGCCTTCCTGCGAGGATTTCAGGTTTCTCTGCATGCCTTGGGTGGGGCTCAGGTGGCGTGTCAGCTTTTCCTGGTGCAGCAAAACCAGTCCTTAACACCATCCCATTCCCAAAGG GTTTATTACTCGGACCCCTTCCCCATTTTGACTCTTGACACTCAGTATGCAGTGACGGTAATGGCATTGCCCGTGCCTGAGGAGTGGGACGAATTTTACCAGAAGCGTCTGTTCAGCACACGCA CTTGCCCTGAGAAAAATGGACTAGCAAAATGCAAAAAAG ACTGGTATCCAACATACATCGTTATAGAGCAAAATGGTCATGACGTTAATGTAACCTTCAACCTTGCACCCCCAAATCTACAGTTGAATCAATATTTTTCATCGTGCTATGGTGGGGGTCAAAGAACATACACAACATTACAACCA GACATCAAAAAGaaccacacacacttcacataccGATTGCCCCGATTACTTTACTCTGGAGTAAATTACACTTGTGAG ATAGCAGTTGATGTGGTAGATGCCGTCAGGAAAAAGTTTTATGTTGAGATATCGCCAAGAGAGG ATCCCTCTCAATTACTTCCAGAGATTAACCCCCTCACCTCCCTGATTCCTCTTGGCATCATCCTGGCCGTTACTCTGGCCACCCTCCTTGCAGTTATGTGCAAGAGAAAACGGGACAAACTAACCAAGAAGTACGCCACTCCAGGTGGGAAGTGTGTGAAGTATGCCACTCcag TGAATGCTTGTCCAGACATTTATCAGCAATTCCTAGTCAAACCAGAGGAACCGTGTGTGGCTGTGACCACTCCAgtccagaactctatgccccCCAGCCTGCTGATAGTCTATTCAGGCACTGATGGTCCCGCTCATGTTCGGGTTGTCCTGCATCTTGCGGCTTTCCTGCAGAGGCATATGGCAATTAAG GTTTTTCTGGATCTGTGGGAATCTCTCAGTCTGATGGAGGAGGGTGTGCTGGGATGGTACTGCAAGAAGATCGTGGAGAGTGACTATGTGCTGGTCATCTGCTCTCCGGGCCTCCATCTGAGACCACAGGAGAAAAAAGACGTCCCAGAGGAAGAAGACCCTCCAGATCAAAACATGTCCTCAGCCATCGTAGCTATGATTGGTGAGGAGCTCTGCCGTACAAAAGCCAGGGGCCAAGACCTGTCCAGATACATGACTGCGATGTTTGACTACTCTAAGGAGACGGACATGCCTGTGGTTTTTAGCCTTGCCTCCCACTACAATCTCACCACAGACTTGCCGCTGCTCTTCTCCCACCTCCATGGGCTGGCCCTGCAGCAGCCTGGGGCCTGCCTGCGGATAGAGCACATCTCTGAGGACTACTCCAGACTGCCTGCTGGGGAAGCGCTACAGAGAGCCATCCTGGAGGCTACGTCTGAGCTCAGTGAACAGCAGGAATGTGAAGATGAGAAAGGACCCGcaattaccaccaccaccacacatggATTCATTTCATGA